In Blattabacterium sp. DPU, the genomic window CGAGAAAATTATTTTTTTAGCATTATATAGGTAAATCTTTAAATGTTAATTCTGTTTTTTGAATAGCATGAATAGTTGATAATTTTTCTAAAGAAAGTGCTATTTTATTTTTTTCTAAAATTTCTCTAATTTTTTTTACTTTTATTCTAAACCAAGTGTTAGGGTTTTTTACGTAAGAAAACCACATTTCCTGTTTAAAAACATCAATTTTCATACATTGAGCAATTCCTTTTTCTGTATGAATTTTACTATTAATATCTGGAAAATTTTTTATAGCATCTAAATAAGTATCTAATTCATAATTAAGACAACATTTTAGTTTGTTACATTGTCCAGTTAGTTTTTGAATATTAATGGATAATTGTTGATATCTTGCAGAATTTGTAGTCACACTTTTAAAATTTTTTAACCAAGTAGAACAACAAAGTTCACGTCCACAAGAACCAATTCCTCCAATTTTTGCCGCTTCTTGTCTATATCCTATTTGTCGCATTTCTATACGTGTATGAAAGTGTAAAGCAAATTCTTTAATTAATTTTCTGAAATCAATTCTATTTTCAGCTGTATAATAAAAAGTAACTTGTTTTCCATCTCCTTGATATTCTACATCACAAATTTTCATAGAAAGATTAAAATTTTTTGCAATTTTTTTGGCTTTTAAAAGAGTTGTAAATTCTTTTTTTCTAAAAAATTTCCAAGCATTTATTTCTTTATATGTTGACTTTCTATATATCTTTTTAAAAGTGTTTGAATGAATAATTTGGTTTCTTATTTGTAATTTGACCAATTCTCCAGTTAAATAAACTATGCCAATATCATATCCTATACCAGACTTAGATTCTACAGTTACAAAATCTCCTTTATTAAGGAATATTTTTTCTTGATTAAAAAAGAATTCTTTTCTATCATTTTTAAAATGTATTTCTACAATATCATATTTTTGCCATTCAAAAGGAGATTGAATATTGGATAACCAATCTAATGTATTAAATTTATAACATTGTTTTTTTTGAAAAACATTTTCTTTTTTCGAACATTTATTTAAACAATCAAAGCATGATTTGTTTTCCATTTATTTTATTTAGTTTAGAAAAAAAACAAATAATAAATTATATTTCTCATTTTTTAAAAATATAAATATAAAAAATGAATAAAAAAATAGCAGTTTTTCCTGGATCTTTTGATCCCATTACTTTAGGACATTATGATATTATTATCAGAGCTTTAAATTTATTTGATAAAATTATTATAGCTATAGGAAAAAATTTTAAAAAAAAAAATATGTTTTCTTTTAAAAAAAGAAAAAAGTGGATACAAAAAACTTTTTTAAAATTATCATTATCACAAAAAGTAGAAATTGATTCATTTCATGAATTAACTATTTCTTTTTGCATAAAAAAAAAAGCTGGATTCTTATTAAGAGGACTCCGAAATCAATTAGATTTTGAATTTGAAAAAAATATATTTTTAACTAATCAGGAATTGTATAAGAAAGATATTATTGAAACTGTTTTTCTTTTTTCTTCCCATGATAGATCTCATATTAATTCTTCTCTTGTAAGAGAGATTATAAAAAATGGAGGAGATTATACTATATTTGTTCCTTCTACTGTTAGAATATAAAATTATATATTATTAATCCAATCAAGAATAATTTGTTTTTTTTCTATATTAACATTTATAAGTTTTACTTTTATTTTGTCTCCTAAATGATAGATTTTTTTCTTTTTTTTTCCAATTATACTATAATTATTTAGATTTAAAATATAAGAATCTTCTTTAATATCACGGAGTTTTACCATTCCTTCAGTTTGAAATATTAATAAATCAATATAAACACTCCAATCGGTAAATCCTGTAATGACTCCATCAAATTCTTTTCCTATAAATTTTCTTATATATTTAACTTGTGTATATTTTATAAATTCTCTTTCTATATCTGTAGCTAAACGTTCTTTATCATTACAATATTGAGATTGTTTTTCGTAAAATTCTGTTGTTTTAAGTTTGTATTTTTCATTTTTATTATTATTAGTCAAATAATAATATAATAAACGATGAGCTATTATATCTGAGTATCTTCTTATAGGAGAAGTAAAATGACTATAATAAATGAAAGATAACCCATAATGTCCTATATTTTTTGTGGAATATTTAGCTTTACTCATTGCACGAAGAATTAAATTCTCAATCATATTTTGTTCTGGTTTTCCTTTAATTTTTTTTATTAAGTTATTAATAGAAGTTTTTAAATTTTTTAAATCTAAAGAATAACCTAAAGGTTCTATAATTTTTTTGAGAAAAAAAATTTTTTGAAGGTCAGGTTTATCATGTATTCTATAAATATATAATTTATTAGAAGGACTTCCATTAAAATTTAAACTAACAAATTCTGAAACCTTTCGATTAGTCAATAACATAAACTCTTCAATTAAACGATGAGCATCATTATTTTTTTTTAGATATAAAGAAGTTGGATTATTTTTATCATCTAAATGAAATTTTACTTCCATTTTTTCTAGATAAATAGATCCATTTTTTAATCGACCTTGAATTAAAATTTTGGAAAATAAAAATAAAGCATAAATATCTTCATAATAGTCTCCTTTTTTTTGGTCAATAATGTATTGAACTTCATCGTATGTAAATTTTCTATTAGATCGTATTATAGTTTTTCCAAACCAATTTTTAAGAATTTTTCCCTTTTTATCTATATTAAAAACATAAGAAAAACTTAATTTGTCTTTTTCCGGTTGTAGAGAACAAAGATTATTAGACAATATTTCTGGAAGCATAGGAATAACCTCTCCTACTAGATAAACAGATGTAGCACGTGAATATGCTTCTTGATCTAATAGACTTCCTTCTCTTATATAATGAGAGACATCAGATATATGTATTCCTATTTCCCAAGTATTATAGTTTAATTTTCTAATAGAAAGAGCATCATCAAAATCTTTTGCATCTAAAGGATCTATGGTAAAAGTATTAATATGTCGCATATCTTTTCTAAAACTTAAATCTAAAATTGATTTAGAAAAAATTTCATGAGCTTCATTTTTTACTTTTTTAGAAAATTGATAGGATATTCCATATTCTTCTAATAATGAACAAATTTCTGTTTTGTATTCTCCAGAAATTCCAAATGTTTTTACAATTTTTCCTAAAGGATTTTTTAATTTTTTAGGCCATGAGATGATTTCTACCAATACTTTATTATTATTATAACATTTTTTCAATTTTTTTATTGGAATTAAAATATCTACATGTAGATTATTATTATATACTATTCCATATTTATCATTATATTGAACATTAAATTTCAATATTCCGATAAATTGTTTAGTTTTTCTTTTAATAATTTTTAAAACTTCTCCTTCTATTTTTCTACGATTTTTATAAGAAAATCTAATTTTTACTAAATCACCTTCTAAAGCTCTATTTGTCTTATTTTTTGGAATAAAAATATCTTTATCATATTCATTTATATGAACAAATGCGTATCCATGATGAGTTATATTAATAAATCCTGTGGATAAATTATTATGATGTTTTTTTTTTATTTTTTTTTCTTTTTTCATAACAAAAACATATATATATCTATCTATAAATAAATAAAAATC contains:
- a CDS encoding PSP1 domain-containing protein produces the protein MENKSCFDCLNKCSKKENVFQKKQCYKFNTLDWLSNIQSPFEWQKYDIVEIHFKNDRKEFFFNQEKIFLNKGDFVTVESKSGIGYDIGIVYLTGELVKLQIRNQIIHSNTFKKIYRKSTYKEINAWKFFRKKEFTTLLKAKKIAKNFNLSMKICDVEYQGDGKQVTFYYTAENRIDFRKLIKEFALHFHTRIEMRQIGYRQEAAKIGGIGSCGRELCCSTWLKNFKSVTTNSARYQQLSINIQKLTGQCNKLKCCLNYELDTYLDAIKNFPDINSKIHTEKGIAQCMKIDVFKQEMWFSYVKNPNTWFRIKVKKIREILEKNKIALSLEKLSTIHAIQKTELTFKDLPI
- the coaD gene encoding pantetheine-phosphate adenylyltransferase, translated to MNKKIAVFPGSFDPITLGHYDIIIRALNLFDKIIIAIGKNFKKKNMFSFKKRKKWIQKTFLKLSLSQKVEIDSFHELTISFCIKKKAGFLLRGLRNQLDFEFEKNIFLTNQELYKKDIIETVFLFSSHDRSHINSSLVREIIKNGGDYTIFVPSTVRI
- the rnr gene encoding ribonuclease R yields the protein MKKEKKIKKKHHNNLSTGFINITHHGYAFVHINEYDKDIFIPKNKTNRALEGDLVKIRFSYKNRRKIEGEVLKIIKRKTKQFIGILKFNVQYNDKYGIVYNNNLHVDILIPIKKLKKCYNNNKVLVEIISWPKKLKNPLGKIVKTFGISGEYKTEICSLLEEYGISYQFSKKVKNEAHEIFSKSILDLSFRKDMRHINTFTIDPLDAKDFDDALSIRKLNYNTWEIGIHISDVSHYIREGSLLDQEAYSRATSVYLVGEVIPMLPEILSNNLCSLQPEKDKLSFSYVFNIDKKGKILKNWFGKTIIRSNRKFTYDEVQYIIDQKKGDYYEDIYALFLFSKILIQGRLKNGSIYLEKMEVKFHLDDKNNPTSLYLKKNNDAHRLIEEFMLLTNRKVSEFVSLNFNGSPSNKLYIYRIHDKPDLQKIFFLKKIIEPLGYSLDLKNLKTSINNLIKKIKGKPEQNMIENLILRAMSKAKYSTKNIGHYGLSFIYYSHFTSPIRRYSDIIAHRLLYYYLTNNNKNEKYKLKTTEFYEKQSQYCNDKERLATDIEREFIKYTQVKYIRKFIGKEFDGVITGFTDWSVYIDLLIFQTEGMVKLRDIKEDSYILNLNNYSIIGKKKKKIYHLGDKIKVKLINVNIEKKQIILDWINNI